In Shewanella sp. VB17, a single genomic region encodes these proteins:
- the abiEi gene encoding type IV toxin-antitoxin system AbiEi family antitoxin, with amino-acid sequence MNVSMALNKLQNFDAKGFYVFTKRDLRRLFFDDTDTAFKQGVARLVKRRLLEQATKGIYVYALSKNKGDRTIEKIAGALRKYEYNYISLESALSEYGVISQIPIDRITVMTTGRKGTFKTSYGVIEFTHTKRSRIDIIENTVKMVYPLRMAKKATAYRDLKRVGRNTEMVDRRALDE; translated from the coding sequence ATGAATGTCAGCATGGCACTTAACAAGTTACAGAATTTCGATGCGAAAGGGTTCTACGTGTTTACCAAACGTGATCTTCGAAGGTTGTTCTTTGATGATACAGATACTGCCTTTAAGCAAGGCGTTGCACGGCTGGTTAAAAGACGTTTATTAGAACAGGCTACAAAGGGTATCTATGTATATGCTTTGAGCAAGAACAAAGGCGATCGAACAATTGAAAAGATCGCTGGGGCACTGAGAAAGTATGAATACAATTACATTTCACTGGAATCTGCTCTTTCAGAATATGGTGTTATTTCTCAGATCCCTATCGATAGAATTACAGTGATGACGACAGGAAGAAAAGGAACGTTCAAGACCAGTTATGGTGTTATCGAGTTTACCCATACCAAGCGTTCGCGAATTGATATTATTGAGAACACTGTCAAAATGGTGTACCCGTTGAGGATGGCTAAAAAGGCAACGGCATATCGCGATTTAAAGCGTGTAGGTAGAAACACAGAAATGGTGGATAGGAGAGCACTTGATGAGTGA
- a CDS encoding nucleotidyl transferase AbiEii/AbiGii toxin family protein → MSEDFGELVKKAMAQDGVGKMQPVVEKELLHYDILFCLEKEGLLDNLVFQGGTSLRLCRGGSRFSEDLDFAGDVDFSSEKLQAIKACIENYIGERYGLEVTVKEPSTLKKLSEYAELKVDKWQVAVITSPKRKDLPKQKIKLEVANVPAHKPEPVALNINYDFLPDSYAQTIIIAESITEVLADKIISLPATQNYVRYRDVWDLVWLIQQGAKLDIELVKQKIKDYRIEDFEAMLTSLLERLPEIVNSDDFKQQMERFLPSNVVGRTLAEEKFVQYLEITLTKLFSDVTEELHGGKSNENHEFKM, encoded by the coding sequence ATGAGTGAAGATTTTGGAGAATTAGTGAAAAAAGCAATGGCACAGGATGGTGTCGGGAAAATGCAGCCTGTAGTAGAAAAAGAACTGCTTCACTACGATATTCTGTTTTGCTTGGAAAAAGAAGGACTGTTGGATAATTTAGTGTTTCAGGGCGGGACATCGCTAAGGCTTTGTAGAGGAGGGAGTCGATTCAGTGAAGATTTAGATTTTGCTGGTGATGTAGATTTTTCATCTGAAAAGCTTCAAGCAATCAAAGCTTGTATTGAAAACTATATTGGAGAGCGCTATGGGCTCGAAGTGACAGTAAAAGAGCCATCGACACTAAAAAAACTATCCGAATACGCAGAGCTAAAAGTCGATAAATGGCAGGTTGCAGTAATAACCTCACCCAAACGAAAAGATTTGCCAAAGCAAAAGATAAAACTGGAAGTTGCGAACGTACCAGCACATAAGCCAGAGCCCGTCGCTTTAAACATAAATTATGACTTTTTGCCTGATAGCTATGCACAGACGATTATAATTGCTGAAAGTATCACTGAAGTCCTAGCAGATAAAATCATTTCTCTTCCTGCCACTCAAAACTACGTACGTTATCGTGATGTATGGGATTTAGTCTGGCTTATTCAGCAAGGGGCAAAGTTAGATATTGAGCTTGTTAAACAGAAGATTAAGGATTACCGTATTGAAGATTTCGAAGCAATGCTAACTTCTTTGCTTGAAAGGCTGCCTGAAATTGTAAACAGTGATGATTTCAAACAGCAAATGGAGCGATTCTTACCCTCTAATGTTGTAGGTCGCACATTGGCAGAGGAAAAGTTTGTTCAATACTTGGAGATAACATTAACTAAGCTTTTCTCTGATGTGACTGAAGAACTACATGGTGGCAAGTCAAATGAAAATCATGAGTTTAAGATGTAG